A window of Hordeum vulgare subsp. vulgare chromosome 5H, MorexV3_pseudomolecules_assembly, whole genome shotgun sequence genomic DNA:
CATAATTAGCTTTGTTCTTTTGCAAGTTTAATTTGGCTAACTGTTGATGTTACCTTTAGTTTACCACTGTAAACATCACTAATATGTTCTCTAACTGGTTCTCTGACTTGAATTCTAGACCCAAGGCTtaaatatactccctctgtttctaaatatttgtTTTTTTTAAGATTTAACTACAGACTACAtataaagcaaaatgaatgaacttACAATCTAAATTATGTATACATATGTTCATATGTAGTctgtagtgaaatctctaaaaaaagaaatatttaggaacggagggagtatgtggaGTTGTGCTCTCGTTTGTAAATCCCAAATCTCAGTAATGGTTTTATTTATAGAAGTAATAAAGTTTTCGAATTTCTCCAAATCTCAGTAATGGTTTTATTTATAGAAGTAATAAAGTTTTCGAATTTCTCCAAATCTCAGTAATGGTTTTATTTATAGAAGTAATAAAGTTTTCGAATTTCTCCAAATCTCAGTAATGGTTTTATTTATAGAAGTAATAAAGTTTTCGAATTTCTCCAAATCTCAGTAATGGTTTTATTTATAGAAGTAATAAAGTTTTCGAATTTCTGTAGGTTATCCACGATATTATACATCTGAGTTGTACGTGGTACGCACACGAGTCTCTGACCACTGGGTGCAGGCATCAGATATGGAAGTGTAGATTTTGTTCAACAAATGCAGTCAGAGATGGTATCGCACATCTTGTTCAACCAATATACAAATAGCATCTGGCAATAGGATTATTGGAACAATCTCTACTGTCTTTTGGTCCTGAAAGCCCCGCTTTTATCCTCTGGACAAGCAACTTAACGATAGAAGATGGTTATGTGCAGATGCAGAGGGTCCTTTCTTTCTTTAAAATAtacttcctttgtttttaaatatattctttttaaagattttactatgaggctacatacaaagcaaaataaataaatttatactttaaaatatatctatatacatgtgtatgtagtcttctagtaaaatctctatatttagaaacggagggagtgctCCGTATGTAATAAGGTACATAATACATACTGgttacaaaggagaagacaacgcTAGCAAAATTCCCAACACAAAAAGGAACCGAATCCGCCGCGCCTTCTTATCATGGAAGACATGCACACACGGACATGTTCGACTTGTACCATAAACAGGACTGGTTTATGGGCTCTAGATGACCATTGCAAACTTCTCTGAGTTGCCATAGACGATCAGCACATGCCCATTGGTAACCCATCTATCATAAAGCCAAATGACCAAGAGCTACGTCCAGATCCTGATcctcctggtcatcctcgtcaCTGTCAATAGATCCATGGAAGGGGTATTGCTGTGTAAAAACACCATCGTGGGCAAAAAGAAGTGGAAGGGAATTCAGCTCGAGCGTCTCAATGTACGCCTCGTGATCATAGTCGTTGGTCGAGTCCTTCGGTAGCCTCACGTCTCTAAGCCTTGCGCACTTAGCCCGCAGCTCTGCGTCGATGTGGATGTTGAAGCACTGGCGCAGATCAAGGGACTCAAGGTGGGGGCAGTTGTCAAGTATGGCAGCAAGTGCACTGTTGCGGAGCCGATTAGCAAAGAGCTGAAGGTGACGTAGCTCAGGCATGTTGCTTGCGATGTCGAGGGCACGGTGGTTATCGAACTGTTCTTCACACTCGACATTGACCCACCGGTTGTTCAGGCGCAGCCGCTTCAGCTGTGGGAATGCTTGGCCAACAGCCTTCATTGAAATATAGATGGAGCAGGTAGTAAGCTCAAGTTCCTCGAGATGAGGGGATCTCTTGCCCAGAGCAACCAAGCCTTTGTCTGAGACTTTCATGCAGTTAACTAGCCGCAGGCTTTTCAAGCCATTAGTTCTGCAAATTGTAGTACTTCAGTTAGTTAAAAAGAGCATTGGTGAACAACCTGACAGAAAGAACACCCTGTAAGATGTCATATACGGAGTAGGTTCTAAAGAAACAGAAGGTACACTCTTTAGGGGGGAAATGGTGGTAACATAGGTTAAAATAATAATAGTTGCATATATTGATATATCTACAGAAAAAGAGGTAGCATGTCAAATAAGAAAATAGCAACATGAAAATAATTCTAAATTATTATTGAACTCATCCACTTCCAGTAAATTATCAGTTCAAACAAAGTTTTTTCGCCCCAAAAAAAGAGAGTTCAGGCGAGGTCTTAGTACCTTGTATACCTGTGTGGATTGACATTCCAACATATGAGTTGCATAAAAGTGAATCAAAATAAAGGCATAATACATGTTTTAAAAATTATGATTATCAGTTCATCACCCTTGTTGCACTGAGATATCATCATCAGAAATGCATACAAGGTCGGTAACAACTAAATTTGTTTCGAGCATGGTACTATTCAACTTAACCAACCATGAAGACAAACACGAACTAAAACACTCCAACAATAATTTTTTAAACAAACGCTATTATGTAAATTTAATTCGTAAAATCAGACATTCCCATAGCTTTGACAGCATGAACCAGAGAAAATACATATCCCTTAAAATTCTCACAGCAGCGACAAAAAAAAAATCTGAGATGATCATATAACAGGTAACTGGAATAGTTAGTTAGTACACAATTCGAATGAAAAAAAACCCGTTCTGGTTGGTGGTACACAACTATTATAACGTCTAAATAAATAGGGAGCACCAGGCTATACATTTAATATGAATCATAGCTATTTGTCTTATGTTTTACAGGTTAACCGTGAAAC
This region includes:
- the LOC123395628 gene encoding putative F-box/LRR-repeat protein 23, which gives rise to MASPPPSPPDWAGLPDDALLTVFGRLGAPEVLMGAGVVCRNWLRVATGEPDLWRRVDLSDCFDPTIDMVAMACAAVDRADGRLEHFAADCFVTDALLFYMAKRTNGLKSLRLVNCMKVSDKGLVALGKRSPHLEELELTTCSIYISMKAVGQAFPQLKRLRLNNRWVNVECEEQFDNHRALDIASNMPELRHLQLFANRLRNSALAAILDNCPHLESLDLRQCFNIHIDAELRAKCARLRDVRLPKDSTNDYDHEAYIETLELNSLPLLFAHDGVFTQQYPFHGSIDSDEDDQEDQDLDVALGHLAL